A genomic stretch from Cardiocondyla obscurior isolate alpha-2009 linkage group LG10, Cobs3.1, whole genome shotgun sequence includes:
- the LOC139105990 gene encoding ensconsin isoform X22 — protein MGAGKMNREIPSSTLATLRGILVSSLSRENLGPNDLPVHEHTRHRPARKVHFHEAGAAPEETNQRSSSAHNRHSLTKGRESTGSSKELDRAKLVRERQNEERQRKLEELRQQALAAQRFREQREEERRRRIDELRSRDNDRRNQVEERKRLICEAERERREAILRKNQEREARIEAKKRNERSHIVFAFGSSTPRMLEPADTGGSTFWGTRRATSTTNVMMFPAAQPLTRRSSERELDGSKKRATSAGGLDRKPGEDMRMSSSMYEVFNWNSSPDPPLTPAKHKRASLSLPPTTDIFAVDDKSDSDTRRPMIQRVASGDDSDGGGTPSTPTSVYLRVNRRRTDLMPTIPSPRDGPPSTARSSSAKAFTRSPGRTYSMSRLDQLAQPRKRTSEQLGTLTEQQQNQPLQSASSMSRSMSHLAAPGGAKNLKRSDNSRSMGTLPGAVPMPRPTRAERLRRKAREHQQAQQHQGIRSGEVTPNSPSRPHSSMSQQSASSVGSSNVNLRIRTAASRRPRPASIAGTGVSITEKHNLVGDVKLTKDSKPPLPKVHSTPKKPSVPKAAEMRKPTDKLIKNARSSPRITPKATPLQSPGVEHVPLIRETNAEIIKQDEGKEAQDVKSEDKNEEKKDQGSEKTQETNIVESVANDTKVTAEPVLASKQVKDETNLMQEISSDAIEEPAKVAKKEDNKQEKKSPEVTEVKLESEGDEQMDMSASMIAKIRITTEEEAKAALAERRRLAREQAEREAELERQRQEEEARLEAERLHAEEEEQRRLEEETIRLANEAREAEEQRLQLAIEEAKRREEEDRRKREEEARQKQEKEEAERKAREEAEKQRIEMAERLKKEEEERNARRKRVEAIMLRTRGKNQSNTSAKGESGDGDKLKEDSPTDESKPVPDGKGDDVMTASLISEATQQFISGEQRAHHTENNVPAPDIVHNGTTHSNGINESKIVLDNNQGNVEGELNGHHTNHGNGINSQSITLDNATVKQNNVTNNLLDLSDFDTLSNNSSGYNTGPILELTPNLANEDTLNSNLNPTAMPFTPIGFVPAAANVNVNPFQDNFINKPQDNNQVPDLLS, from the exons GACGGGAGTCGACGGGAAGCTCGAAGGAGTTGGACAGGGCGAAGCTCGTCCGCGAGAGGCAGAACGAGGAGCGGCAGCGGAAGCTGGAGGAGCTCAGGCAGCAAGCTCTCGCCGCGCAACGCTTCCGCGAGCAGCGCGAGGAAGAACGACGAAGACGAATCGATGAGCTCAGATCGCGCGATAACGACAG ACGAAATCAAGTCGAGGAGAGAAAACGGTTGATATGCGAGGCGGAGCGGGAACGACGGGAGGCTATCCTCCGCAAGAATCAGGAAAGGGAGGCGCGTATCGAGGCGAAGAAACGGAACGAGAGATCGCATATCGTCTTTGCGTTCGGCAGCTCTACACCGCGAATGCTGGAACCCGCCGACACCGGCGGCTCCACTTTCTGGGGTACTCGCAGAGCAACTTCCACTACAAATGTCATGATGTTCCCCGCCGCGCAACCCCTCACCAGGAGGTCCTCCGAGAGAGAGCTGGACGGCAGCAAAAAACGAGCTACTTCCGCCGGTGGACTTGACCGGAAACCGGGAGAAG ATATGAGAATGTCCTCGTCCATGTACGAGGTGTTCAATTGGAATTCTAGCCCCGATCCTCCCTTAACTCCTGCCAAGCATAAGAGAGCCAGCCTCTCTCTGCCCCCCACAACCGACATCTTTGCCGTCGATGATAAGTCCGATAGCGATACTAGGCGTCCCATGATTCAGCGGGTTGCCAGTG GTGACGATAGCGACGGCGGTGGCACGCCTAGCACCCCGACCTCGGTTTACCTACGCGTGAACAGAAGACGCACCGACCTCATGCCGACGATACCGTCCCCGCGCGACGGCCCGCCGTCGACGGCACGCAGCTCCAGCGCCAAGGCCTTCACACGCTCGCCAGGTAGGACTTACTCCATGTCCAGGCTGGACCAACTGGCGCAGCCTAGGAAACGCACGTCCGAGCAGCTCGGCACGTTGACGGAACAACAGCAGAACCAGCCTTTGCAGAGCGCTTCTAGCATGAGTCGCAGCATGTCGCACTTGGCCGCGCCCGGAGGAGCCAAGAATCTAAAACGCTCCGATAACTCGCGTAGCATGGGCACGCTACCGGGCGCGGTACCTATGCCCAGACCTACCCGCGCTGAAAGATTACGCCGTAAAGCTCGCGAGCACCAACAGGCCCAGCAGCATCAAG GTATCCGCAGCGGCGAAGTGACACCCAACAGCCCGTCCCGACCGCACAGCTCCATGAGCCAGCAGAGTGCCAGCAGCGTGGGCAGCAGTAACGTCAATCTGCGTATCCGCACGGCCGCGTCGCGCCGTCCGCGGCCTGCTTCTATTGCCGGTACCGGTGTCTCAATCACAGAGAAACACA ATCTGGTGGGTGACGTGAAATTAACGAAGGATTCAAAGCCACCACTGCCAAAGGTCCATAGCACTCCAAAGAAACCTTCTGTACCCAAAGCCGCGGAAATGAGGAAGCCGacggataaattaattaaaaatgccaGATCATCGCCGCGAATAACTCCGAAGGCAACACCCTTGCAAAGTCCCGGAGTTGAGCATGTACCACTCATCCGTGAAACTAATGCGGAAATCATAAAGCAGGATGAGGGCAAAGAGGCGCAAGACGTGAAATCGgaagataaaaatgaagagAAGAAAGACCAGGGTAGCGAAAAGACACAG GAAACGAATATTGTCGAATCTGTAGCTAACGATACAAAAGTAACCGCGGAGCCTGTGTTGGCGAGCAAACAAGTTAAAGATGAAACTAATTTGATGCAAGAGATTTCATCGGATGCTATTGAGGAACCGGCGAAAGTCGCGAAGAAGGAAGACAACAAGCAGGAGAAAAAATCGCCAGAGGTTACTGAAGTTAAGCTCGAAAGTGAAGGAGACGAGCAGATGGACATGTCag CTTCGATGATCGCAAAAATCAGAATTACCACAGAAGAGGAGGCGAAAGCTGCTTTGGCTGAACGTAGGAGATTAGCTCGGGAACAAGCGGAACGAGAGGCGGAATTGGAGCGCCAACGACAG GAAGAAGAAGCACGTCTAGAAGCTGAAAGATTACACGCGGAGGAAGAAGAACAACGTCGTCTGGAAGAAGAAACTATACGCTTAGCTAATGAAGCTCGCGAGGCGGAGGAACAGCGATTGCAATTAGCAATAGAGGAAGCGAAACGTCGAGAGGAAGaggatagaagaaaaagagaagaagaagctCGCCAGAaacaagagaaagaagaagccGAGCGCAAAGCGAGAGAAGAAGCAGAAAA aCAACGAATCGAAATGGCTGAGAGGCTtaagaaggaagaagaggagcGGAACGCTAGACGCAAACGAGTCGAGGCGATTATGCTTAGAACTAGAGGCAAAAATCAAAGTAACACATCTGCCAAG GGCGAGAGCGGCGATGGCGACAAGCTAAAAGAAGATAGTCCTACTGACGAGAGCAAACCGGTACCAGACGGTAAAGGTGACGACGTCATGACAGCCAGTTTAATTTCTGAGGCGACTCAGCAATTTATCAGCGGCGAACAACGGGCGCATCATACGGAAAATAACGTACCTGCTCCGGACATAGTGCACAACGGCACGACACATAGCAACGGCATTAACGAAAGTAAAATTGTATTGGATAATAATCAGGGTAATGTTGAAGGAGAATTGAATGGTCACCATACGAATCACGGCAACGGTATCAACAGTCAATCGATTACGCTGGACAATGCCACTGT CAAGCAAAACAACGTGACCAACAACTTGTTAGACCTATCGGACTTCGACACTCTGAGTAATAACAGTAGCGGCTACAATACTGGGCCGATACTCGAACTGACGCCCAATCTGGCGAACGAAGATACCCTCAACTCTAATCTGAATCCGACGGCAATGCCGTTTACCCCGATAGGGTTCGTGCCTGCTGCTGCTAATGTCAATGTCAATCCGTTCCAGGATAATTTCATCAACAAGCCACAGGATAACAATCAAGTACCAG ATCTACTATCATAA
- the LOC139105990 gene encoding ensconsin isoform X25, translated as MVVAMVAKYGESDLAGAAPEETNQRSSSAHNRHSLTKGRESTGSSKELDRAKLVRERQNEERQRKLEELRQQALAAQRFREQREEERRRRIDELRSRDNDRRNQVEERKRLICEAERERREAILRKNQEREARIEAKKRNERSHIVFAFGSSTPRMLEPADTGGSTFWGTRRATSTTNVMMFPAAQPLTRRSSERELDGSKKRATSAGGLDRKPGEDMRMSSSMYEVFNWNSSPDPPLTPAKHKRASLSLPPTTDIFAVDDKSDSDTRRPMIQRVASGDDSDGGGTPSTPTSVYLRVNRRRTDLMPTIPSPRDGPPSTARSSSAKAFTRSPGRTYSMSRLDQLAQPRKRTSEQLGTLTEQQQNQPLQSASSMSRSMSHLAAPGGAKNLKRSDNSRSMGTLPGAVPMPRPTRAERLRRKAREHQQAQQHQGIRSGEVTPNSPSRPHSSMSQQSASSVGSSNVNLRIRTAASRRPRPASIAGTGVSITEKHNLVGDVKLTKDSKPPLPKVHSTPKKPSVPKAAEMRKPTDKLIKNARSSPRITPKATPLQSPGVEHVPLIRETNAEIIKQDEGKEAQDVKSEDKNEEKKDQGSEKTQETNIVESVANDTKVTAEPVLASKQVKDETNLMQEISSDAIEEPAKVAKKEDNKQEKKSPEVTEVKLESEGDEQMDMSASMIAKIRITTEEEAKAALAERRRLAREQAEREAELERQRQEEEARLEAERLHAEEEEQRRLEEETIRLANEAREAEEQRLQLAIEEAKRREEEDRRKREEEARQKQEKEEAERKAREEAEKQRIEMAERLKKEEEERNARRKRVEAIMLRTRGKNQSNTSAKGESGDGDKLKEDSPTDESKPVPDGKGDDVMTASLISEATQQFISGEQRAHHTENNVPAPDIVHNGTTHSNGINESKIVLDNNQGNVEGELNGHHTNHGNGINSQSITLDNATVKQNNVTNNLLDLSDFDTLSNNSSGYNTGPILELTPNLANEDTLNSNLNPTAMPFTPIGFVPAAANVNVNPFQDNFINKPQDNNQVPDLLS; from the exons GACGGGAGTCGACGGGAAGCTCGAAGGAGTTGGACAGGGCGAAGCTCGTCCGCGAGAGGCAGAACGAGGAGCGGCAGCGGAAGCTGGAGGAGCTCAGGCAGCAAGCTCTCGCCGCGCAACGCTTCCGCGAGCAGCGCGAGGAAGAACGACGAAGACGAATCGATGAGCTCAGATCGCGCGATAACGACAG ACGAAATCAAGTCGAGGAGAGAAAACGGTTGATATGCGAGGCGGAGCGGGAACGACGGGAGGCTATCCTCCGCAAGAATCAGGAAAGGGAGGCGCGTATCGAGGCGAAGAAACGGAACGAGAGATCGCATATCGTCTTTGCGTTCGGCAGCTCTACACCGCGAATGCTGGAACCCGCCGACACCGGCGGCTCCACTTTCTGGGGTACTCGCAGAGCAACTTCCACTACAAATGTCATGATGTTCCCCGCCGCGCAACCCCTCACCAGGAGGTCCTCCGAGAGAGAGCTGGACGGCAGCAAAAAACGAGCTACTTCCGCCGGTGGACTTGACCGGAAACCGGGAGAAG ATATGAGAATGTCCTCGTCCATGTACGAGGTGTTCAATTGGAATTCTAGCCCCGATCCTCCCTTAACTCCTGCCAAGCATAAGAGAGCCAGCCTCTCTCTGCCCCCCACAACCGACATCTTTGCCGTCGATGATAAGTCCGATAGCGATACTAGGCGTCCCATGATTCAGCGGGTTGCCAGTG GTGACGATAGCGACGGCGGTGGCACGCCTAGCACCCCGACCTCGGTTTACCTACGCGTGAACAGAAGACGCACCGACCTCATGCCGACGATACCGTCCCCGCGCGACGGCCCGCCGTCGACGGCACGCAGCTCCAGCGCCAAGGCCTTCACACGCTCGCCAGGTAGGACTTACTCCATGTCCAGGCTGGACCAACTGGCGCAGCCTAGGAAACGCACGTCCGAGCAGCTCGGCACGTTGACGGAACAACAGCAGAACCAGCCTTTGCAGAGCGCTTCTAGCATGAGTCGCAGCATGTCGCACTTGGCCGCGCCCGGAGGAGCCAAGAATCTAAAACGCTCCGATAACTCGCGTAGCATGGGCACGCTACCGGGCGCGGTACCTATGCCCAGACCTACCCGCGCTGAAAGATTACGCCGTAAAGCTCGCGAGCACCAACAGGCCCAGCAGCATCAAG GTATCCGCAGCGGCGAAGTGACACCCAACAGCCCGTCCCGACCGCACAGCTCCATGAGCCAGCAGAGTGCCAGCAGCGTGGGCAGCAGTAACGTCAATCTGCGTATCCGCACGGCCGCGTCGCGCCGTCCGCGGCCTGCTTCTATTGCCGGTACCGGTGTCTCAATCACAGAGAAACACA ATCTGGTGGGTGACGTGAAATTAACGAAGGATTCAAAGCCACCACTGCCAAAGGTCCATAGCACTCCAAAGAAACCTTCTGTACCCAAAGCCGCGGAAATGAGGAAGCCGacggataaattaattaaaaatgccaGATCATCGCCGCGAATAACTCCGAAGGCAACACCCTTGCAAAGTCCCGGAGTTGAGCATGTACCACTCATCCGTGAAACTAATGCGGAAATCATAAAGCAGGATGAGGGCAAAGAGGCGCAAGACGTGAAATCGgaagataaaaatgaagagAAGAAAGACCAGGGTAGCGAAAAGACACAG GAAACGAATATTGTCGAATCTGTAGCTAACGATACAAAAGTAACCGCGGAGCCTGTGTTGGCGAGCAAACAAGTTAAAGATGAAACTAATTTGATGCAAGAGATTTCATCGGATGCTATTGAGGAACCGGCGAAAGTCGCGAAGAAGGAAGACAACAAGCAGGAGAAAAAATCGCCAGAGGTTACTGAAGTTAAGCTCGAAAGTGAAGGAGACGAGCAGATGGACATGTCag CTTCGATGATCGCAAAAATCAGAATTACCACAGAAGAGGAGGCGAAAGCTGCTTTGGCTGAACGTAGGAGATTAGCTCGGGAACAAGCGGAACGAGAGGCGGAATTGGAGCGCCAACGACAG GAAGAAGAAGCACGTCTAGAAGCTGAAAGATTACACGCGGAGGAAGAAGAACAACGTCGTCTGGAAGAAGAAACTATACGCTTAGCTAATGAAGCTCGCGAGGCGGAGGAACAGCGATTGCAATTAGCAATAGAGGAAGCGAAACGTCGAGAGGAAGaggatagaagaaaaagagaagaagaagctCGCCAGAaacaagagaaagaagaagccGAGCGCAAAGCGAGAGAAGAAGCAGAAAA aCAACGAATCGAAATGGCTGAGAGGCTtaagaaggaagaagaggagcGGAACGCTAGACGCAAACGAGTCGAGGCGATTATGCTTAGAACTAGAGGCAAAAATCAAAGTAACACATCTGCCAAG GGCGAGAGCGGCGATGGCGACAAGCTAAAAGAAGATAGTCCTACTGACGAGAGCAAACCGGTACCAGACGGTAAAGGTGACGACGTCATGACAGCCAGTTTAATTTCTGAGGCGACTCAGCAATTTATCAGCGGCGAACAACGGGCGCATCATACGGAAAATAACGTACCTGCTCCGGACATAGTGCACAACGGCACGACACATAGCAACGGCATTAACGAAAGTAAAATTGTATTGGATAATAATCAGGGTAATGTTGAAGGAGAATTGAATGGTCACCATACGAATCACGGCAACGGTATCAACAGTCAATCGATTACGCTGGACAATGCCACTGT CAAGCAAAACAACGTGACCAACAACTTGTTAGACCTATCGGACTTCGACACTCTGAGTAATAACAGTAGCGGCTACAATACTGGGCCGATACTCGAACTGACGCCCAATCTGGCGAACGAAGATACCCTCAACTCTAATCTGAATCCGACGGCAATGCCGTTTACCCCGATAGGGTTCGTGCCTGCTGCTGCTAATGTCAATGTCAATCCGTTCCAGGATAATTTCATCAACAAGCCACAGGATAACAATCAAGTACCAG ATCTACTATCATAA
- the LOC139105990 gene encoding ensconsin isoform X20 yields MLTARSGPLGLGVPRTLGPAEGSDHLFLLPERALVMDSTHLRQDLAGLDFNLHLNLLHTAPRGNVWLSGAAPEETNQRSSSAHNRHSLTKGRESTGSSKELDRAKLVRERQNEERQRKLEELRQQALAAQRFREQREEERRRRIDELRSRDNDRRNQVEERKRLICEAERERREAILRKNQEREARIEAKKRNERSHIVFAFGSSTPRMLEPADTGGSTFWGTRRATSTTNVMMFPAAQPLTRRSSERELDGSKKRATSAGGLDRKPGEDMRMSSSMYEVFNWNSSPDPPLTPAKHKRASLSLPPTTDIFAVDDKSDSDTRRPMIQRVASGDDSDGGGTPSTPTSVYLRVNRRRTDLMPTIPSPRDGPPSTARSSSAKAFTRSPGRTYSMSRLDQLAQPRKRTSEQLGTLTEQQQNQPLQSASSMSRSMSHLAAPGGAKNLKRSDNSRSMGTLPGAVPMPRPTRAERLRRKAREHQQAQQHQGIRSGEVTPNSPSRPHSSMSQQSASSVGSSNVNLRIRTAASRRPRPASIAGTGVSITEKHNLVGDVKLTKDSKPPLPKVHSTPKKPSVPKAAEMRKPTDKLIKNARSSPRITPKATPLQSPGVEHVPLIRETNAEIIKQDEGKEAQDVKSEDKNEEKKDQGSEKTQETNIVESVANDTKVTAEPVLASKQVKDETNLMQEISSDAIEEPAKVAKKEDNKQEKKSPEVTEVKLESEGDEQMDMSASMIAKIRITTEEEAKAALAERRRLAREQAEREAELERQRQEEEARLEAERLHAEEEEQRRLEEETIRLANEAREAEEQRLQLAIEEAKRREEEDRRKREEEARQKQEKEEAERKAREEAEKQRIEMAERLKKEEEERNARRKRVEAIMLRTRGKNQSNTSAKGESGDGDKLKEDSPTDESKPVPDGKGDDVMTASLISEATQQFISGEQRAHHTENNVPAPDIVHNGTTHSNGINESKIVLDNNQGNVEGELNGHHTNHGNGINSQSITLDNATVKQNNVTNNLLDLSDFDTLSNNSSGYNTGPILELTPNLANEDTLNSNLNPTAMPFTPIGFVPAAANVNVNPFQDNFINKPQDNNQVPDLLS; encoded by the exons GACGGGAGTCGACGGGAAGCTCGAAGGAGTTGGACAGGGCGAAGCTCGTCCGCGAGAGGCAGAACGAGGAGCGGCAGCGGAAGCTGGAGGAGCTCAGGCAGCAAGCTCTCGCCGCGCAACGCTTCCGCGAGCAGCGCGAGGAAGAACGACGAAGACGAATCGATGAGCTCAGATCGCGCGATAACGACAG ACGAAATCAAGTCGAGGAGAGAAAACGGTTGATATGCGAGGCGGAGCGGGAACGACGGGAGGCTATCCTCCGCAAGAATCAGGAAAGGGAGGCGCGTATCGAGGCGAAGAAACGGAACGAGAGATCGCATATCGTCTTTGCGTTCGGCAGCTCTACACCGCGAATGCTGGAACCCGCCGACACCGGCGGCTCCACTTTCTGGGGTACTCGCAGAGCAACTTCCACTACAAATGTCATGATGTTCCCCGCCGCGCAACCCCTCACCAGGAGGTCCTCCGAGAGAGAGCTGGACGGCAGCAAAAAACGAGCTACTTCCGCCGGTGGACTTGACCGGAAACCGGGAGAAG ATATGAGAATGTCCTCGTCCATGTACGAGGTGTTCAATTGGAATTCTAGCCCCGATCCTCCCTTAACTCCTGCCAAGCATAAGAGAGCCAGCCTCTCTCTGCCCCCCACAACCGACATCTTTGCCGTCGATGATAAGTCCGATAGCGATACTAGGCGTCCCATGATTCAGCGGGTTGCCAGTG GTGACGATAGCGACGGCGGTGGCACGCCTAGCACCCCGACCTCGGTTTACCTACGCGTGAACAGAAGACGCACCGACCTCATGCCGACGATACCGTCCCCGCGCGACGGCCCGCCGTCGACGGCACGCAGCTCCAGCGCCAAGGCCTTCACACGCTCGCCAGGTAGGACTTACTCCATGTCCAGGCTGGACCAACTGGCGCAGCCTAGGAAACGCACGTCCGAGCAGCTCGGCACGTTGACGGAACAACAGCAGAACCAGCCTTTGCAGAGCGCTTCTAGCATGAGTCGCAGCATGTCGCACTTGGCCGCGCCCGGAGGAGCCAAGAATCTAAAACGCTCCGATAACTCGCGTAGCATGGGCACGCTACCGGGCGCGGTACCTATGCCCAGACCTACCCGCGCTGAAAGATTACGCCGTAAAGCTCGCGAGCACCAACAGGCCCAGCAGCATCAAG GTATCCGCAGCGGCGAAGTGACACCCAACAGCCCGTCCCGACCGCACAGCTCCATGAGCCAGCAGAGTGCCAGCAGCGTGGGCAGCAGTAACGTCAATCTGCGTATCCGCACGGCCGCGTCGCGCCGTCCGCGGCCTGCTTCTATTGCCGGTACCGGTGTCTCAATCACAGAGAAACACA ATCTGGTGGGTGACGTGAAATTAACGAAGGATTCAAAGCCACCACTGCCAAAGGTCCATAGCACTCCAAAGAAACCTTCTGTACCCAAAGCCGCGGAAATGAGGAAGCCGacggataaattaattaaaaatgccaGATCATCGCCGCGAATAACTCCGAAGGCAACACCCTTGCAAAGTCCCGGAGTTGAGCATGTACCACTCATCCGTGAAACTAATGCGGAAATCATAAAGCAGGATGAGGGCAAAGAGGCGCAAGACGTGAAATCGgaagataaaaatgaagagAAGAAAGACCAGGGTAGCGAAAAGACACAG GAAACGAATATTGTCGAATCTGTAGCTAACGATACAAAAGTAACCGCGGAGCCTGTGTTGGCGAGCAAACAAGTTAAAGATGAAACTAATTTGATGCAAGAGATTTCATCGGATGCTATTGAGGAACCGGCGAAAGTCGCGAAGAAGGAAGACAACAAGCAGGAGAAAAAATCGCCAGAGGTTACTGAAGTTAAGCTCGAAAGTGAAGGAGACGAGCAGATGGACATGTCag CTTCGATGATCGCAAAAATCAGAATTACCACAGAAGAGGAGGCGAAAGCTGCTTTGGCTGAACGTAGGAGATTAGCTCGGGAACAAGCGGAACGAGAGGCGGAATTGGAGCGCCAACGACAG GAAGAAGAAGCACGTCTAGAAGCTGAAAGATTACACGCGGAGGAAGAAGAACAACGTCGTCTGGAAGAAGAAACTATACGCTTAGCTAATGAAGCTCGCGAGGCGGAGGAACAGCGATTGCAATTAGCAATAGAGGAAGCGAAACGTCGAGAGGAAGaggatagaagaaaaagagaagaagaagctCGCCAGAaacaagagaaagaagaagccGAGCGCAAAGCGAGAGAAGAAGCAGAAAA aCAACGAATCGAAATGGCTGAGAGGCTtaagaaggaagaagaggagcGGAACGCTAGACGCAAACGAGTCGAGGCGATTATGCTTAGAACTAGAGGCAAAAATCAAAGTAACACATCTGCCAAG GGCGAGAGCGGCGATGGCGACAAGCTAAAAGAAGATAGTCCTACTGACGAGAGCAAACCGGTACCAGACGGTAAAGGTGACGACGTCATGACAGCCAGTTTAATTTCTGAGGCGACTCAGCAATTTATCAGCGGCGAACAACGGGCGCATCATACGGAAAATAACGTACCTGCTCCGGACATAGTGCACAACGGCACGACACATAGCAACGGCATTAACGAAAGTAAAATTGTATTGGATAATAATCAGGGTAATGTTGAAGGAGAATTGAATGGTCACCATACGAATCACGGCAACGGTATCAACAGTCAATCGATTACGCTGGACAATGCCACTGT CAAGCAAAACAACGTGACCAACAACTTGTTAGACCTATCGGACTTCGACACTCTGAGTAATAACAGTAGCGGCTACAATACTGGGCCGATACTCGAACTGACGCCCAATCTGGCGAACGAAGATACCCTCAACTCTAATCTGAATCCGACGGCAATGCCGTTTACCCCGATAGGGTTCGTGCCTGCTGCTGCTAATGTCAATGTCAATCCGTTCCAGGATAATTTCATCAACAAGCCACAGGATAACAATCAAGTACCAG ATCTACTATCATAA